Genomic segment of Saprospira sp. CCB-QB6:
GGGCGGTCCAGAAAAAAAAGATAGGGCCTTAGACAGCTCCCCCTAGCTAAATGTAATGATGCAGACGCCTTGGGGGAATCCCCCTAGCTAAATGTATCGATGCAGACGCCTTGGGGGAATCCCCCTAGCTAAATGTATTGATGCAGACGGCTGTGGCGCAACGCCACAGCTAAATGTAAGGATGCAGATGGCTGTGGCGCAACGCCACAGTTAAATGTAAGGATGCAGATGGCTGTGGCGCAACGCCACAGTTAAATGTAAGGATGCAGACGGCTGTGGCGCAACGCCACAGTTAAATGTAAGGATGCAGATGGCTGTGGCGCAACGCCACAGCTAAATGTAAGGATGCAGATGGCTGTGGCGCAACGCCACAGCTAAATGTAAGGATGCAGACGGCTGTGGCGCAACGCCACAGTTAAATGTAATGATGCAGATGCCTCTGGCGCAACGCCACAGCTAAATGTAAGGATGCAGACGGCTGTGGCACAACGCCACAGCTAAATGTATTGATGCAGATTAGCTCTGGGGGTTTTCCAGTAGCTAGGCGGCTGCAAACAGTTGTTTAGGGCAAGGGAAAAAGATGAGCGGCCCAGCGCTGCGGAGGGGTGGCGCGCAGCGCCAGACCAAGGCGGCAAAGCCGCCGCAGGGCCGAACAGCCCTGTGAGCCCCGCAGCATAGCGGCGGCCAGCAAGCTGGCCGCGGGCCCCAAAACAAAAAAAGGTAGTCAGCAAAAATGCTCACTACCTTTCTATAAAATTATCCTTTTGGGCTATTCGGAGACCGCTTTAAGCTGCATCTCCTCCTCTAAAAAGGCGATGGCAGCGGCCTGCACCTCCTCCCAAGCCTTAGAGGTCCAAGGCGAGCAAATGACATGCGCCCCCGCCTCTGGGAAAGCCTGTTTGCGCTTGGTTTTGCTGCCTAGCTGCTCATACATTTCGAGCATTTTGGCCACAGAAACCGTGGGATCTTGTTCCTCTTCATTCTTATAATAATAGCCGAGGAAAAAGGGTTGCTTCACTTGTTCGAAGAGTTCGGGCTTCATGCAATTCTCAATCAATAATTGCAGTTGAATCACGCCCTCAATGCGGTACTTGCTGCTCCAATACTTGTCAATACTATCGTTTTCGGGGACCCAGCTGCGGTAATCGCCGCCAAAGACCATTCGGGCCAACTCCAAGCCCCATGGACCCGTTAATAATTTGGCGTTGGGGTCGGCCACTTGGATATTGGGCGAAAAGGCCAGATGTCCAGCAATAGCCGTATCTGCAGCAGAGAGGTAAAGGCCCAAACTACCGCCCGTAGAGCAGCTAATCAGGATCACTTTTTCGCCTAATTCTCGGCCAATAGCCAAGGCCTCTTTAGCCGATTGGATATAGCTTTCTACCGTCAAATCGGCAAAGGCGTCTACATCCTTTCGGCCATGTTGCGAAAGCCTAGGCAGATACAAATTGGCCCCATAGCGCTTGGCCAATTGCTCATGAATCGGCCAGCCCTCCATAGGCGAAGCCGAAAAGCCATGCAAATAGACAAAGGCATAAGGCGTCTTTTGCTTGAGGCTATCATTGGCCCAAATTACTCGGCTTTGGTTGCCCGTTTTTACATCGGTATCGCGGCCATCATAGGCGGCCACCTGCGCCTCCAAAGCGGCGGCAGAGGCATAAGGACTGTGATAAATCGGTAAGTTATCGGGAATATTTTCCGCCTTAGGCGTTGGCCCCAAAACATAAGTTACCGTCCCCACCGAAATCAATATGAATACAACAGCTACCACCCACTTTAGTATGCGCATAGTTCTAAAATAAGCTTTGAATAATCTGCTCGATCGTGATGCCTTCGGCCTCCGCCTTATAGTTGCGGACCACCCGGTGGCGCAAGATGTAAGGCGCTACGGCCTGCACATCAGATTTATCGGGAGAGTATTTGCCATTGATGGCTGCATGGCATTTGGCGCCAAGCACCAAAAACTGCGAGGCCCTTGGTCCAGCTCCCCAAGAGATATAATTATTGACTTTATCGGTAGCCA
This window contains:
- a CDS encoding alpha/beta hydrolase, producing MRILKWVVAVVFILISVGTVTYVLGPTPKAENIPDNLPIYHSPYASAAALEAQVAAYDGRDTDVKTGNQSRVIWANDSLKQKTPYAFVYLHGFSASPMEGWPIHEQLAKRYGANLYLPRLSQHGRKDVDAFADLTVESYIQSAKEALAIGRELGEKVILISCSTGGSLGLYLSAADTAIAGHLAFSPNIQVADPNAKLLTGPWGLELARMVFGGDYRSWVPENDSIDKYWSSKYRIEGVIQLQLLIENCMKPELFEQVKQPFFLGYYYKNEEEQDPTVSVAKMLEMYEQLGSKTKRKQAFPEAGAHVICSPWTSKAWEEVQAAAIAFLEEEMQLKAVSE